A single Bacteroidales bacterium DNA region contains:
- the atpC gene encoding ATP synthase F1 subunit epsilon produces the protein MKLQIISTDGIIFSGEVTKVTLPGTLGSFTILENHASLLSTLTQGELEYESDGKLSTVKINGGFIDVNNNNVSVCIS, from the coding sequence ATGAAACTCCAAATAATATCGACCGATGGCATAATATTCTCAGGAGAGGTAACAAAAGTAACCCTTCCTGGAACATTAGGTTCTTTCACAATATTAGAAAATCACGCATCGTTGCTATCAACGCTGACACAAGGAGAGTTAGAGTACGAGAGTGATGGAAAATTATCGACCGTAAAAATAAACGGAGGATTTATTGACGTTAACAACAATAATGTATCGGTATGT